A region of the Penicillium psychrofluorescens genome assembly, chromosome: 6 genome:
AACCGTACCTCTCGTTCATTATCCTTGCCACTATCTCCTTTGACCACGGAAAATGTGCCAAAGCTAAGGAGATCTCCAAAGGATTCCATTTTCAGCGTCTTCCAATCATCCACGCGCTCTGACAATTCCACTACTGCCGCAGCTAGATGTTCCTTGTGGATTGCGTCGTTGGCTGAGTCCAGAACGTCCTGTATGGTATCGATGGCTTGTGTGATATCTGACTGGAGCTGGGGGTCCTCGGCCTGCTTGCGGAGTTCCtgcggggaaagaaaaaagagcATGTTAGTCCGGGTGAAGGTCGATAAAAATGAACGGCTTTGCTTACCAAAAGCATCAGTGGGTATCTGGTCAGACGCTGAAAGGGCTTGACGAAAAATCCGTTCAATGTCTTTGGCTGTGCAACCATCTGCATAAGATCTATATGGCGTGGCGCGGATCTGATTTTGTCCCATTCCTTCATGCAGACTTGGTCGCAGCGCATCTGGTTGGCGATGAACGGCACATACTGTCGGAAAGCTTCCTCGTGCGTGGAGAAGAGCCGACCCCAATTTTGTGTCTCCTCCGGCAAGGCATAATGTTGCTCCATGCGAATGAGAAATCGTTGGGCAAAGTCGAGAAGGTTGTTGAGATTGAGGAAGATCTGATGGCTCCCATCGCCCGTCAGAGCACCggtctcttccagctcctttTTGAGAGCCTGGAGGTTCTGCAGATGGTGAACATAATCGCGCTCTGTTTCCAACAACTCCTTCAAGATATGTTCCCGCTTCGTGAGCTTCACCGTTCCTTtctcggcggagggagaggcaGCCGTTTCGGATGAACGCTTCAATGAACCTTGCATCTCCAGGATGTCCACTACCCGATTGACCATCTTGATCACTTTGATGAAGCCTGTCGTGCTCTCGCCATAGAGGTCGGTGATGAGGAAGCAGTCTTGTTGGGGGAAAGCCAGGTCCTGCAGACATGCTTGCAAGAACTTGAACGTTGCCGCTTTTGGGCGCTTGGCCTCGGGCACCTTGACAGGGTCGATCTCCAGTTGCTCATCGGGGCCGGATGCATTATAGATGCTCAATAGCGGATAGCCTTCCCGGAGACAGTTCCACAACGAAGCGACAGGATCGGTGTTCCCCCTGGTGcggtcctcttcctccatctcctgcagGTGGGACTCAAAGGTAGGAACCTCGGACAGCCTCCTCTTCAGATTGACGCAGCTCTGATAGATCGACTCCCCGCCGCGCCGATTGATGATATTGTCCTCGGCAACCGGGATGCCGCTCATCGCGGCGGTCTCGAACATGGTGATTCCTCAGGGACCAAAGATGAGTTAGACCAGCCAGGCTCGGTTGAAATCCgcgcagcagatccgggATAGAATGATGGGGCGAAGCGACGAGCGTCGGACGGTACAGAGGTCGATCATGGGTTTTTTTTCTCCGATGCGATGGGGGCTGTTCGATTAAGGTGTGCTGCAGGAGAGGAATGCCCAGTGGGGTGGCGATCGAAGTCTGCGATATCGGAACAGCTGGTTACAGCTCGGTCGCAAATTCGCCAGCAAGAATCTAGGAACCCAGCAAGAAATAATTTCCACAAGCCCGGGATCGAAAATCACGCGTCGCCCGGTTCTGGGCtgggaagggggagggggggggggggggggggggtggtTGGGCGTGCGGCCGGCCCCAATCGATAGGGCGAGTAATTTCAGGAGGTGTCGGGGTTGCCGCTGCAGCCGGGCAGGCGTACCGAATGACCAAAGGAGAGACCGATGGAAGCAGATCGAAGGAGGCGACTAAGTCACTACTCAAAGCCCGAGAAGGGATGAGCAGGGCAAAGGGAAGGGATTCGGTCGCAGGGGTTGGGCGAGTGAGTGGGATGCGATCGGGGGTTGACCGGGAGGCGGGAGGCGCCAGTTGCGATCAGGGGATCGAGATGAGCTACTTGGCTCGACTTGCACCTTGCTGATCTTGGGGGAGGGATAGGGGGATAGGGCTGAAGAACCGGATCGGAGCAAACGAGCAGCACAAgatgaaagagaagaagagaacagAAGCAGAGTTGCCCAGGTGGGTTAGTGCCGGGCGGTGGGATAGTTGTGGAGAGGGGCACGTTTCATGCTTGTTGCGACTTGTCTATAAGGAAGAATCATCTGATCAGTCGATCTCGGGATGAGGCGATGATCGTCCTGTTCTCTTGTGATGGTTCTGATGCTGATTATGTGTATCTCGTGGTTCTAGCTCGAATCGGTCTACAGGTAGGCATCGATCCATACTGTAGCCAGCCGAACCTAGAATCCTGAATAAGCAGGTTGAGCATCTCTGGTGGAGCCCTCGCAGCGTGACGTGCTTTGTTATcctgcctctctctccctccctctctctctctgtctttcCCTCATCTCCCCTATTCCACCTACGGAGGACATGATCTCGATTCCCAGTCCCTCTTCTGCCTTCACTTGCTGAGCTGTATCACATTCTTTGCATTGGGTCATGGAGGGTGAGGCAGATCGcgtctcctcggccatgCGGCTGCAGACCTCTTTCCCCTACCCCATCTCGCTATCCTCCTCCttcaagctggacgaagGCTACTCCGATGAAACTCGAAGCCAGACAGACAAAGAATCAGCATCAGATCAAGTGATGGTGCTGCCTGACTGGCTTCTTGCTCAGACCGAAGCTGAGAGAGCAGGTGAGTCTGGCACGCTTAAAGCCCCCCCCCCAGTTCCCAACACGAACACCAGGCCCCCACCGTGCCCGGTCTACCGCCGCCCTCCGGCTACCTGCAGACTATCGTGCTTACTGTCATTGTTCTAGAATTTGCCTACAGTGTCCTGCGATCGCTCCGTATATCCACCATTGCCGGCGTGGTCGAACGTTTTAACCCCCTTCTCCATATGGACCCGGTCATAAAGCTGCCCCCCGAACTCACCCTGGAGGTCTTCTCTTACCTTGAACCTCGTGTCCTCCTGAAAGCGTGTTTGTCCTCGCGCTCGTGGCGCAGTCGGATTCTTGATTCTGGTCTCTGGAGATTGTTGTACATCAACGAGGGTTGGCGCGTGGACCTGGGCGCGATTCGCAGGTGTGAGCATGCCTTCTCGGAACCGCTCTCTCCTCAGGCGCGCAAATCCCGCCCGCCGTACTTGGAGATCGACCTCGAGGAGCCCAAGCAAAAGAAGCGCGTGCCCCCGAGCTGGCTGGATTCGCGAAGCGCTGAGCTCCATCAGCTGCCGGATGGCGATGCCGAaatcgaggccgatgatgatAATTCGGACGTCGAGGGCGATCACGACATGATCGATGCCACTGATCGAGactcatcatcttcatcgagagACCGTCCGAGACCTGCTCAAAACTTTGTGTCCCCACTTCGTTCGCCCCTCGATCCACCCCTGAACTCGTCTCTCTTCACGCGCTCCGCAAACGGATCCGCCAAGCTCAATTGGGCGCATCTCTACAAGCAGCGCCGGCGACTTGAAGCCAATTGGCAGCATGGCCGATACACCAACTTTCAACTTCCCGACCCATCGCGTCCCGAAGAAGCTCATCGCGAATACGTGTATGCCATTCAGTTTTCCGGCAAATGGCTCGTCAGTGGAAGCCGCGATCGGACTGTTCGCGTCTGGGATCTTGAGACCAAGCGCTTGCATCACGCTCCATTGATTGGACACGTAAAATCGGTGTTGTGTCTTCAATTCGATGCCAGTCCCGAAgaggatatcatcatctctgGTAGCAGCGACCAATCCGTCATTATCTGGAAGTTTTCCACTGGGCAGAAGATCCACCAGATCAAAAACGCGCACGCGGACTCGGTGCTGAACCTGAAATTCGACCATCGGTACCTGGTCACTTGTTCCAAGGACCGAACACTCAAGGTGTGGAATCGACGAGATTTGTTGGCGACCGATGACGACTACCCTCGCATTTGTCACGGTGCAGGAGCGACCTATCCTTCGTACATCGTGGATCTTTCCGATATTCCGCCCAATATGCTCGAAGCCCGCATGGCTAATGAACAGATTAAGCCCGTGCCGGCTTACTCCCGCCTCATGAGCATGGAAGGACACGGTGCCGCTGTCAATGCCATGCAGCTCCACGGTGACGAGATTGTCACCGCGTCTGGTGATCGCATGATCAAGGTTTGGAACATCCGCACTGGCGCCTGTGTGAAGACCCTGATGGGTCATGAGAAGGGCATTGCCTGCGTTCAGTTTGATGGCCGCCGCATTATCAGCGGTAGCAACGACAACACCATCCGCATCTATGACCACATCTCAGGAGCCGAAGTTGCCTGTTTGCGTGGCCACAGCAACCTGGTGCGCACCGTTCAAGCTGGGTTCGGTGACCCCCCAGGAGCTGACGAGGCTCTGCGCCTTGAAGCGCTGGCAGTCGAGAACGAGTTCTGGAATGCTCGACGGGCTGGCCTGCCTGTTGACCTTGGCCCTCGAGCTCAGCGCCGGGCTGGTCGCCTTACCAACACTTCCGGCTCTCGCGATCCCAATGATATCCCAGCACTTGGGGCAAAAATCCCCCCCGGAGGAGGTGGCAGCGAGTGGGCTCGTATCGTTTCGGGGTCATACGATGAGTCGATTCTGATCTGGCACAAGGACCGTGAAGGTTCATGGTCAATTGCCCACAGACTGTGCCAGGCAGAGGCCTTATCCAATGCCACCCAAGCCCACATCGAGGCCAACCCAGCAGCTGCTTCTGCACAGCCACTCCAACTGTTGATTCCAGTTCCAAATGCACCCGCCCCGATTCCTGTCGCTCCACAAAACAccaacaataataatgcccccaacccccagcagcaaggcactgctgctgcggcggccCACAACCAGAACCACGCAGCCGTGGCACAAGGCGCccatcacctcgtccaccccctcccccaagCCCTTCtcgccaccggcggcgccATGATCAACCCCGTCATGGcgaaccatcatcatcaccaccacgcccacGCCCACGGCCGTCGCGGCTCTCCCCCAACTTCCCGGGTATTCAAAGTCCAATTCGACTCACGCAAGATCGTGTGTGCTAGCCACGACCCCCGCATCGTGGGCTGGGACTTTGCATGCGACGACCCAGAGATCATTGAAGCATGTCCGTTCTTCGGCAGCCTgtgatttccttttttttttgtctaCTAATCCATCATGACTTTTACGGTTGTTTCCCCCCTCATGACGGAGTTTTGTCTTCT
Encoded here:
- a CDS encoding uncharacterized protein (ID:PFLUO_009022-T1.cds;~source:funannotate); its protein translation is MEGEADRVSSAMRLQTSFPYPISLSSSFKLDEGYSDETRSQTDKESASDQVMVLPDWLLAQTEAERAEFAYSVLRSLRISTIAGVVERFNPLLHMDPVIKLPPELTLEVFSYLEPRVLLKACLSSRSWRSRILDSGLWRLLYINEGWRVDLGAIRRCEHAFSEPLSPQARKSRPPYLEIDLEEPKQKKRVPPSWLDSRSAELHQLPDGDAEIEADDDNSDVEGDHDMIDATDRDSSSSSRDRPRPAQNFVSPLRSPLDPPLNSSLFTRSANGSAKLNWAHLYKQRRRLEANWQHGRYTNFQLPDPSRPEEAHREYVYAIQFSGKWLVSGSRDRTVRVWDLETKRLHHAPLIGHVKSVLCLQFDASPEEDIIISGSSDQSVIIWKFSTGQKIHQIKNAHADSVLNLKFDHRYLVTCSKDRTLKVWNRRDLLATDDDYPRICHGAGATYPSYIVDLSDIPPNMLEARMANEQIKPVPAYSRLMSMEGHGAAVNAMQLHGDEIVTASGDRMIKVWNIRTGACVKTLMGHEKGIACVQFDGRRIISGSNDNTIRIYDHISGAEVACLRGHSNLVRTVQAGFGDPPGADEALRLEALAVENEFWNARRAGLPVDLGPRAQRRAGRLTNTSGSRDPNDIPALGAKIPPGGGGSEWARIVSGSYDESILIWHKDREGSWSIAHRLCQAEALSNATQAHIEANPAAASAQPLQLLIPVPNAPAPIPVAPQNTNNNNAPNPQQQGTAAAAAHNQNHAAVAQGAHHLVHPLPQALLATGGAMINPVMANHHHHHHAHAHGRRGSPPTSRVFKVQFDSRKIVCASHDPRIVGWDFACDDPEIIEACPFFGSL